A genomic region of Desulfonatronovibrio hydrogenovorans DSM 9292 contains the following coding sequences:
- a CDS encoding GumC family protein, whose amino-acid sequence MKNIPKIEWRPYVEVLVRRKWWIIIPVVLSIISGGIYLKKSPKTYRASTLILVEAQRVPRDFVPSTVSDNLQTRLQTISQQVHSRTNLESIIQRFELYPAQHEVMPGYFSRAKRKALSMIGFSQAAAKEQESEPPSMQQLVQNVRSKIDITLRARNQAFEISFEWPDPQVAARVTNAIASQFIDQNLRVREEMAMGTTRFLDSEVRRLQHELEQREVALEQFKRSNMGRLPSQLQSNLNILSQLKEELSRAENQSDQIRQQIQQTQSQAQLQAQQHLYDFDTYDADMFGNPELASLKKLLDDLRDRYTEQHPEVQAVKRRLERLENELSQTPAVAQNPVFSAEDMLTSHLSQMRTRLNDNERRTRELRGQIRLYEDRVEQTSEVELELRNLERDYNAVNDRFQVLLRRKLDAELAEQMERRQQGEQFRVIDPAITPDRPFKPDRNRIMFLAMVFGLGMGGGMAFLREGMDSAFYSSDEVEHVLKPKMLISLPPVKNNRTIKKRFFRWRR is encoded by the coding sequence ATGAAGAACATACCAAAGATTGAGTGGCGTCCTTATGTCGAAGTACTGGTCAGGCGAAAATGGTGGATTATCATTCCGGTTGTGCTTTCCATTATATCCGGAGGCATATACCTTAAGAAAAGCCCCAAAACCTATCGTGCCTCCACCTTGATCCTGGTAGAAGCCCAGCGTGTTCCGAGGGACTTTGTTCCAAGCACGGTTTCAGACAACCTTCAGACAAGACTGCAGACAATTTCACAACAGGTCCACAGTCGGACCAACCTTGAAAGCATAATCCAGCGTTTTGAGCTCTATCCAGCGCAACATGAGGTCATGCCTGGTTATTTTTCCAGGGCAAAGAGAAAGGCTTTATCGATGATCGGATTCAGTCAGGCAGCGGCTAAGGAGCAGGAGAGTGAACCCCCCTCAATGCAGCAGCTGGTGCAGAATGTAAGGAGCAAGATAGACATAACCTTGAGAGCCAGGAACCAGGCCTTTGAGATTTCATTTGAGTGGCCTGATCCCCAGGTGGCTGCGAGGGTCACCAATGCCATAGCCTCACAGTTTATTGACCAGAATTTAAGAGTCAGAGAAGAAATGGCAATGGGTACTACCAGATTTTTGGACTCGGAAGTTAGAAGACTTCAACATGAACTGGAACAAAGAGAAGTGGCCCTGGAACAGTTCAAAAGATCAAATATGGGACGTCTTCCCAGCCAGCTGCAATCAAACCTGAACATACTGAGTCAGCTCAAGGAAGAATTGAGCAGGGCGGAAAACCAGAGTGATCAGATCAGGCAGCAGATTCAGCAGACTCAGAGCCAGGCTCAACTGCAGGCTCAACAGCATCTTTATGACTTTGATACTTATGATGCAGATATGTTCGGCAATCCAGAGCTGGCATCCTTGAAAAAGCTCCTTGATGACTTGAGGGACAGGTATACAGAGCAACACCCTGAGGTTCAGGCAGTGAAAAGAAGATTGGAACGTCTGGAAAATGAACTTTCCCAGACGCCTGCTGTTGCCCAGAATCCGGTTTTCTCAGCTGAAGATATGCTCACCTCGCATTTGAGCCAGATGAGAACCCGTCTTAATGACAATGAAAGGAGGACCAGGGAGCTTAGAGGACAGATCAGACTTTATGAAGATAGAGTTGAACAGACATCGGAAGTTGAGCTGGAGCTGAGAAACCTGGAGCGGGACTATAACGCTGTTAACGACAGATTTCAGGTGTTGCTCAGGCGTAAGCTGGATGCTGAACTGGCCGAACAGATGGAGAGGAGACAACAGGGTGAACAATTCAGAGTTATTGACCCGGCGATTACACCTGACAGACCCTTTAAGCCGGATAGAAACAGGATCATGTTTCTGGCCATGGTCTTCGGTCTGGGTATGGGCGGAGGCATGGCCTTCCTGCGTGAAGGAATGGACTCGGCGTTTTACAGTTCTGATGAGGTGGAGCATGTCTTAAAACCAAAGATGCTGATCAGTCTGCCCCCAGTAAAAAACAATAGAACAATTAAAAAAAGATTCTTTCGGTGGAGAAGATGA
- a CDS encoding polysaccharide biosynthesis tyrosine autokinase → MSKIFEALQRAEQENVLPRSEKFSSVENVDVTGDLSEKLVVVNRPGSVAAEQFRFLRSQIVRPIEGSAPKTILITSSLQGEGKTFTACNLAVTIAQGMDEYVLLVDADLRSPRVHSFFGYDRAEKGLATHLEYNEPLPSLFKKTAISKLTILPAGQETDNPSELLSSQKMHSFISEVRDRYPDRLIIFDSPPVNLAPETMVIAKEVDAIFVVLLRGKTPRHIVKSTLERFQKEKVKGVIFNQDPDIAKTKYYSYGYGYGSGKSA, encoded by the coding sequence ATGAGCAAAATATTTGAAGCCTTGCAAAGGGCCGAGCAGGAGAATGTGCTTCCTCGATCTGAGAAATTCAGTTCAGTAGAAAATGTCGATGTCACAGGAGATCTCTCGGAGAAGCTTGTGGTTGTGAATAGGCCGGGGTCTGTTGCTGCAGAGCAGTTCAGGTTCCTGCGCTCACAAATTGTAAGGCCTATCGAGGGTTCAGCCCCTAAAACCATTCTTATTACGAGTTCTCTGCAGGGTGAAGGAAAGACTTTTACGGCTTGTAATCTTGCTGTGACTATTGCCCAGGGAATGGATGAGTATGTCCTGCTGGTTGATGCAGACCTGAGAAGTCCAAGGGTGCATAGTTTTTTTGGTTATGACCGGGCTGAAAAAGGCCTGGCAACACATCTGGAGTACAATGAACCGCTGCCCTCTCTTTTTAAAAAAACAGCCATCAGCAAGCTCACAATCCTGCCTGCTGGACAGGAAACAGACAACCCTTCCGAACTGCTTTCCTCCCAGAAGATGCATTCATTTATTTCCGAAGTACGGGATCGCTACCCGGATCGGTTGATTATTTTTGACAGCCCCCCGGTCAACCTTGCTCCGGAGACCATGGTCATAGCAAAGGAGGTGGATGCGATTTTTGTTGTGCTTTTGCGGGGAAAGACACCCAGACACATAGTCAAATCAACTCTGGAGCGGTTTCAAAAAGAAAAGGTCAAAGGGGTAATTTTTAATCAAGACCCTGATATAGCAAAAACCAAGTACTATTCTTATGGCTATGGATATGGGTCAGGCAAGAGTGCTTAG
- a CDS encoding sigma-54 interaction domain-containing protein, with translation MSKVIICADSDHYGQYIKSLVSLAGPGDELLVNDDSYLLSKNQFKPSLFVVAADSAGMNSRPDFKYEHNGCQTFFITNNGHDVAPRPGLTVFHKPLDGTRFVQSVFHWATTHKIADSDIPPTEPYLIGNNSKIRELRRKVSKVCESNVSVLICGQTGTGKGVVAQAIHNSSERRDKPFFALNCATVPSELLESELFGYKKGSFTGAWKDKAGIFELVGNGTMFLDEVAEMSPFMQAKLLQVLQEKEFCPVGGKRNIKVDARTIAATNVDLKSAMENGRFRSDLYYRLAVVRLDLPLLRERKEDIPVLGQYFLDKFSRTYNKGSCFRVSHELWELLKSYAWPGNVRELENTIKKMVAMGSEDMVREELSTVIPEKDMACSEIGWADFKVDPDRVFSHEVSLKDLTDKVAGRAEAELIQKVLKMLNGKKKAAAAALNVSYKCLLKKIKMYGL, from the coding sequence ATGTCCAAAGTAATAATTTGTGCAGATAGCGATCATTATGGTCAATATATAAAGAGCCTGGTCAGCTTGGCTGGGCCTGGTGATGAGCTTTTGGTCAATGACGATTCTTACCTTCTGTCGAAAAACCAGTTCAAACCGAGTCTGTTTGTTGTTGCGGCTGATTCAGCCGGGATGAACAGCAGACCGGACTTTAAATATGAACATAACGGCTGTCAGACTTTTTTCATAACCAATAATGGACATGATGTTGCTCCCAGGCCCGGATTGACGGTGTTTCACAAACCGTTGGACGGAACCAGGTTTGTACAGAGTGTATTTCACTGGGCCACTACCCACAAGATAGCTGATTCGGATATTCCTCCGACAGAGCCCTACCTGATTGGCAACAACAGCAAGATACGTGAACTGCGAAGAAAAGTGTCCAAGGTTTGTGAATCCAATGTCAGCGTCTTGATCTGTGGTCAAACCGGAACGGGCAAAGGGGTGGTGGCTCAGGCCATTCATAATTCCTCAGAACGCAGGGACAAGCCTTTTTTTGCCTTGAACTGTGCAACTGTACCTTCAGAGCTTCTGGAAAGCGAGCTGTTTGGTTACAAGAAAGGTTCCTTTACAGGAGCCTGGAAGGACAAAGCCGGAATTTTTGAGCTGGTTGGTAATGGAACCATGTTCTTGGATGAAGTAGCTGAGATGTCACCCTTTATGCAGGCCAAGCTGCTCCAGGTACTCCAGGAAAAGGAGTTCTGTCCTGTTGGAGGCAAAAGAAATATCAAAGTTGACGCCAGGACCATTGCTGCTACTAATGTTGATCTAAAAAGTGCCATGGAAAATGGAAGATTTCGAAGTGATCTTTATTACAGACTGGCCGTAGTCCGGTTAGACCTTCCCCTGCTAAGAGAGCGCAAGGAAGATATTCCTGTGCTGGGTCAATACTTCCTTGATAAATTTTCCCGGACTTACAACAAGGGATCATGCTTCCGGGTTTCTCATGAATTGTGGGAACTTTTGAAGTCATACGCCTGGCCGGGCAATGTTCGCGAACTGGAAAATACGATCAAAAAAATGGTGGCCATGGGCAGTGAGGACATGGTCAGGGAGGAATTGTCAACAGTGATTCCGGAAAAGGATATGGCCTGCTCTGAGATCGGATGGGCTGATTTCAAAGTTGATCCTGACCGTGTCTTCAGTCATGAAGTTTCTTTGAAAGATTTGACTGATAAAGTGGCCGGGAGGGCTGAAGCCGAGCTTATCCAAAAGGTTCTCAAGATGCTTAATGGCAAAAAAAAGGCTGCAGCTGCAGCCTTGAATGTAAGCTACAAGTGTTTACTTAAAAAAATTAAAATGTACGGATTGTAA